The following are encoded together in the Desulfomicrobium macestii genome:
- a CDS encoding alanyl-tRNA editing protein — MAKNYDPRMHTAEHILNQTMDRLFVCGRCFSAHVNPDKAKCDYHYDRDLTEAEARDVEARVNAVIAADLPVFAQAMSRNEAEARFNLERLPEDASGELRIIHVGDYDACPCIGEHVDRTGALGTFRLTTHSFENGVLRLRFKLGKNA; from the coding sequence ATGGCCAAAAATTACGATCCGCGCATGCACACGGCGGAGCACATTCTCAATCAGACCATGGACCGGCTTTTTGTCTGCGGGCGGTGCTTTTCCGCGCATGTGAACCCGGACAAGGCCAAGTGCGACTATCATTACGATCGCGATCTGACCGAGGCCGAGGCCCGGGACGTGGAGGCGAGGGTGAACGCCGTCATCGCCGCCGATCTGCCGGTCTTCGCCCAGGCCATGTCCCGCAATGAGGCCGAGGCACGCTTCAATCTGGAACGCCTGCCGGAAGACGCGTCCGGGGAATTGCGCATCATCCACGTCGGGGATTACGACGCATGCCCATGCATCGGCGAGCATGTGGACCGCACCGGCGCGCTGGGCACGTTCCGGCTGACCACGCATTCATTCGAGAACGGGGTGCTCAGGCTGCGCTTCAAGCTCGGAAAAAACGCCTGA
- a CDS encoding LysE/ArgO family amino acid transporter, producing the protein MIFTPFLQGLGTGAGLIIAIGAQNAFVLNRGLTRNHHLTVALICALSDALLITLGLSGMGIVLAHSEALAVWATWLGVAFLFWYGLRSFRSAMRSGSLEAQERARMGLGATVVATLAVTFLNPHVYLDTVLLLGSIGGRYPEAQRFFFGAGAVTASLLWFLALGLGARLLLPFFRHPRSWAVLDVLVGLTMWGVAASLMASVFAA; encoded by the coding sequence ATGATTTTCACGCCATTTTTACAGGGTCTGGGAACAGGCGCCGGTCTCATTATCGCCATCGGTGCGCAAAATGCCTTCGTGCTCAATCGGGGTCTGACCCGCAACCATCATCTCACCGTGGCGCTGATCTGCGCCTTGAGCGACGCCCTGCTCATAACCCTTGGACTGTCGGGGATGGGAATTGTCCTGGCGCACAGCGAGGCGCTGGCGGTATGGGCCACCTGGCTCGGAGTGGCATTTCTTTTCTGGTACGGGCTGCGCTCTTTTCGTTCGGCCATGCGCTCGGGAAGTCTCGAAGCCCAGGAACGGGCGCGGATGGGGCTTGGGGCCACGGTGGTCGCGACCCTGGCAGTGACGTTCCTCAATCCGCACGTCTATCTCGATACCGTGCTCCTGCTTGGCTCCATCGGTGGGCGTTATCCCGAGGCGCAGCGCTTTTTCTTCGGCGCGGGCGCGGTTACGGCTTCCCTGCTCTGGTTTCTCGCCCTGGGCCTTGGCGCGCGTCTGTTGCTGCCTTTTTTTCGTCATCCCAGATCATGGGCCGTGCTCGATGTTCTGGTGGGCCTGACCATGTGGGGTGTGGCCGCATCGCTGATGGCGTCCGTTTTTGCGGCCTGA